From the Acidovorax carolinensis genome, one window contains:
- a CDS encoding LytR/AlgR family response regulator transcription factor, whose product MNILIVDDEALARSRLRTLLGDCQDSVRSTVAEAANTADALAQLTPTGGRAFDLLLLDIHMPGQDGLCLAHAVQALAHPPAVVFVTAHADHAVSAFELDAVDYLTKPVRRERLLQALTKAQRVTRKAAPAPVPSVPEGETLLIQDRGRTERLPLAEVLYFKAELKYVTVRTTTRSYIMDGSLSELEAKFAPRFLRIHRNALVARRAVRALEKHYDPEEGEGWAVRLQGLTELLMVSRRQVAAVREELAG is encoded by the coding sequence ATGAACATCCTCATCGTTGACGACGAAGCCCTGGCCCGCAGCCGACTGCGCACCTTGCTGGGCGACTGCCAGGACTCCGTGCGCTCCACCGTGGCCGAAGCCGCCAACACGGCCGACGCCCTGGCGCAGCTCACCCCCACAGGCGGGCGCGCGTTCGACCTGCTGCTGCTGGACATCCACATGCCCGGCCAGGACGGCCTGTGCCTGGCCCATGCCGTGCAGGCGCTGGCGCACCCCCCCGCGGTGGTGTTTGTAACCGCCCACGCCGACCACGCCGTGAGTGCTTTCGAACTCGATGCCGTGGACTACCTCACCAAGCCCGTGCGGCGCGAACGCCTGCTGCAGGCCCTCACCAAGGCCCAGCGCGTGACCCGCAAGGCCGCACCGGCGCCAGTGCCCAGCGTGCCTGAAGGCGAAACCCTGCTGATCCAGGACCGCGGCCGCACCGAGCGCCTGCCGCTGGCCGAGGTGCTGTATTTCAAGGCCGAACTGAAATATGTGACCGTGCGCACCACCACGCGCAGCTACATCATGGATGGCTCGCTGAGCGAACTGGAAGCCAAGTTCGCCCCGCGCTTTCTGCGCATCCACCGCAATGCGCTGGTGGCGCGCCGCGCCGTGCGGGCGCTGGAAAAGCACTACGACCCCGAGGAAGGCGAAGGCTGGGCCGTGCGCCTGCAAGGGCTGACCGAGCTGCTGATGGTGTCGCGCCGCCAGGTGGCGGCGGTGCGCGAGGAACTGGCGGGCTGA
- a CDS encoding Bug family tripartite tricarboxylate transporter substrate binding protein, giving the protein MSLRRTVVSRALRGLAALAAGLALSTAMAQPAKPLRILVGFPPGGGTDAIARTLSERLKDALGVPVVVDNRPGAGGQIAAQVLKASPPDGTTVFLTHDHTISILPLVVKNPGYQPDHDFVPVAGFATFVNAFAVSGGTPAKDFDEYVQWVRTQGGGKGAVGIPAPASTPEFLVKLVGEKFQLDLVSAPYRGAAPMMADMLGNQIGAGVGSVQDFMENHKAGKLRVVAVLGTKRQAAMPQVPTFDELGLKGFADLPYYGFYAPAGTSQKFINQFALALAEVVTAPDVRERLTAMGLTVGFMTPQQLGAREHAYTETWRRIIKTSGFVPQ; this is encoded by the coding sequence ATGTCTTTGCGTCGCACCGTTGTTTCGCGCGCCCTGCGCGGCCTCGCCGCCCTGGCGGCGGGCCTGGCCCTGTCCACGGCCATGGCGCAGCCGGCCAAGCCCCTGCGCATCCTGGTGGGGTTTCCGCCGGGCGGCGGCACCGATGCCATTGCGCGCACGCTGTCCGAGCGGCTCAAGGACGCTCTCGGGGTGCCGGTGGTGGTGGACAACCGGCCCGGCGCCGGTGGGCAGATTGCCGCGCAGGTGCTCAAGGCATCGCCGCCCGACGGCACCACGGTGTTTCTCACGCACGACCACACCATCTCCATCCTGCCGCTGGTGGTGAAGAACCCCGGCTACCAGCCCGACCACGACTTCGTGCCCGTGGCGGGCTTTGCCACCTTTGTGAATGCCTTTGCCGTCTCGGGCGGCACCCCCGCCAAAGACTTTGACGAATACGTGCAGTGGGTGCGCACCCAGGGCGGCGGCAAGGGGGCCGTGGGCATTCCGGCGCCCGCGTCCACGCCGGAGTTTCTGGTGAAGCTGGTGGGGGAAAAATTCCAGCTCGACCTGGTTTCGGCGCCCTACCGGGGCGCGGCGCCCATGATGGCCGACATGCTGGGCAACCAGATCGGCGCAGGCGTGGGCTCGGTGCAGGACTTCATGGAAAACCACAAGGCTGGCAAGCTGCGCGTGGTGGCGGTGCTGGGCACCAAGCGCCAGGCGGCCATGCCCCAAGTGCCCACGTTCGACGAATTGGGCCTCAAGGGCTTTGCCGACTTGCCGTATTACGGCTTCTATGCCCCGGCCGGCACATCGCAGAAGTTCATCAACCAGTTCGCGCTTGCGCTGGCCGAGGTGGTGACCGCGCCCGATGTGCGCGAGCGCCTCACCGCCATGGGCCTTACGGTGGGCTTCATGACGCCGCAGCAACTGGGCGCGCGCGAGCACGCCTACACCGAAACCTGGCGCCGCATCATCAAGACCAGCGGATTTGTGCCGCAGTAA
- a CDS encoding catalase, which translates to MARPPTARSQASKSPSATTPSSTQSDTYRGNAGELQQQAGGKHPVLTTQMGIPVADNQNSLRSAPRGPTLLEDFILREKITHFDHERIPERIVHARGTAAHGFFELTHSLIKYTTAKVLTEVGVQTPVFTRFSTVAGGAGSVDTPRDVRGFAVKFYTPEGNWDLVGNNIPVFFIQDAMKFPDLVHAVKMEPDRGFPQAASAHDTFWDFVSLMPETLHMVMWAMSDRTIPRSLRMIEGFGVHSFRLLNAAGESTFVKFHWRPKLGIQSTVWDEAVKLQSADNDYHRRDLFEAIEAGDFPEWELSVQLFTEQDAERFPFDHLDPTKLIPEELVPLQPVGRMVLNRWPDNFFAETEQVAFCPANVPPGIDFSNDPLLQGRLFSYLDTQLSRLGGPNFSQIPINAPKCPFHNLQRDGHMQMQVPKGRVNYEPSSLQADTPRASQAQGFRHFAQADDGVKGRVRAESFADHYSQARMFYRSQSPLEQAHVASATVFELSKVVTPHVREAVVGHLQHVDPELAQRVADGLGMQTLPPAPPTVEPVQDLPLSPALRIIDRMKSTLQGRCIGILVADGSNGTSVATLRKALKKAGATVKIVAPKVGGAVLKDGTLLPADGQLAGTPSVVFDAVASILSPDMGAQLAREAAAVDWFRDAFGHLKAIAACKGTQAILQAGGIEPDAGVVDPADVQGFIAAAQTRQWEREPRVRTLA; encoded by the coding sequence ATGGCACGACCCCCTACTGCGCGCAGCCAGGCCAGCAAATCGCCGTCTGCAACCACTCCATCCTCCACCCAGTCCGACACCTACCGTGGCAACGCCGGCGAGCTGCAGCAGCAGGCTGGCGGCAAGCACCCGGTGCTGACCACACAAATGGGCATTCCGGTGGCGGACAACCAGAACTCGCTGCGCTCTGCGCCCCGCGGCCCCACGCTGCTGGAAGACTTCATCCTGCGCGAGAAGATCACGCACTTTGACCATGAGCGCATCCCCGAGCGCATCGTGCATGCGCGCGGCACGGCGGCGCACGGCTTTTTTGAACTGACGCATTCGCTCATAAAGTACACCACCGCCAAGGTGCTGACCGAAGTGGGCGTGCAAACGCCGGTGTTCACGCGCTTTTCCACCGTGGCCGGTGGCGCAGGCTCGGTGGACACGCCGCGCGACGTGCGTGGCTTTGCCGTCAAGTTCTACACGCCCGAAGGCAACTGGGACCTGGTTGGCAACAACATCCCGGTGTTCTTCATCCAGGATGCGATGAAATTTCCCGACCTCGTGCACGCCGTGAAGATGGAGCCCGACCGGGGTTTTCCGCAGGCGGCCAGCGCGCACGACACCTTCTGGGATTTTGTCTCGCTCATGCCCGAAACCCTGCACATGGTGATGTGGGCCATGAGCGACCGCACCATCCCGCGCAGCCTGCGCATGATCGAAGGCTTTGGCGTGCACAGCTTTCGCCTGCTCAATGCGGCGGGCGAGAGCACGTTCGTGAAGTTCCACTGGCGGCCCAAGCTGGGCATCCAGTCCACCGTGTGGGACGAGGCGGTCAAGCTGCAATCGGCCGACAACGACTACCACCGGCGCGACCTGTTCGAGGCCATCGAGGCGGGCGACTTCCCCGAGTGGGAGCTGTCGGTGCAGTTGTTCACCGAGCAGGATGCCGAGCGTTTCCCGTTCGACCACCTCGACCCCACCAAGCTCATCCCCGAAGAACTGGTGCCGCTGCAGCCCGTGGGCCGCATGGTGCTCAACCGCTGGCCCGACAACTTTTTTGCCGAGACCGAGCAGGTGGCCTTTTGCCCCGCCAACGTGCCGCCGGGCATTGACTTCAGCAACGACCCGCTGCTGCAGGGCCGGCTGTTCTCGTACCTCGATACGCAGCTGTCACGCCTGGGCGGGCCCAACTTTTCGCAGATTCCCATCAATGCACCGAAGTGCCCGTTCCACAACCTGCAGCGCGACGGCCACATGCAGATGCAGGTGCCCAAGGGCCGCGTCAACTACGAACCCAGCAGCCTGCAGGCCGACACGCCACGCGCCTCGCAGGCGCAGGGCTTTCGGCACTTTGCCCAGGCCGACGACGGTGTGAAGGGCCGCGTGCGCGCCGAGAGTTTTGCCGACCATTACAGCCAGGCGCGCATGTTCTACCGCAGCCAGAGCCCGCTGGAGCAGGCCCATGTGGCATCGGCCACGGTGTTCGAGCTGTCCAAGGTGGTCACGCCCCATGTGCGCGAAGCCGTGGTGGGCCACCTGCAGCATGTGGACCCGGAGCTCGCCCAGCGCGTGGCCGACGGCCTGGGCATGCAAACCCTGCCGCCTGCGCCCCCCACGGTCGAACCCGTGCAGGACCTGCCGCTTTCGCCCGCGCTGCGCATCATCGACCGCATGAAGTCCACGCTACAGGGCCGCTGTATCGGCATCCTGGTGGCCGATGGGTCGAACGGCACCTCGGTGGCCACCCTGCGCAAGGCGCTGAAAAAGGCCGGTGCCACCGTGAAGATCGTGGCGCCCAAGGTCGGCGGCGCGGTGCTGAAGGACGGCACCCTGCTGCCCGCCGACGGCCAGCTCGCCGGCACACCGTCGGTGGTGTTTGACGCCGTGGCCTCCATCCTGTCGCCCGACATGGGCGCGCAGCTGGCCAGGGAAGCCGCCGCCGTGGACTGGTTCCGCGACGCGTTTGGCCACCTCAAGGCCATTGCCGCCTGCAAGGGCACGCAGGCCATCCTGCAGGCCGGTGGCATCGAGCCCGACGCCGGCGTGGTGGACCCGGCCGATGTGCAGGGCTTCATCGCCGCCGCCCAGACCCGCCAGTGGGAGCGCGAGCCCCGGGTGCGCACGCTGGCGTAA
- a CDS encoding MG2 domain-containing protein, with amino-acid sequence MLATGLSLLALGAQALQITHFSPRGEVARVRQMVAKFDAAAVHFGDPKAPAPVSLSCSDASATQGTGRWTSEREWVFDFDNDLPPGVRCTVTVKPGFKSASGALLTGASSYQFNSGGPFVQSVRPGTYQEIDEEQFFVLQLSGPATLASVQANLWCALQDVGERVPVRLVDGAQRSEMLKSLGLEQRALKEPLQFVSLACNRRLTSGSRVQLVYGKGVATPSGVPNAVERRFDYKVRQPFAAEFSCERENAQAACLPIRPMTLSFNAPVPRKLAAAIRLKSPTETLQPRLDSGAEGQQADTLVNSVQFAAPLAENAAFTLELPRDFKDASGRALRNADSFPLKVATGGRPPLAKFAAAPFGIVERFAEGPAADKPPALLPVTLRNVEAALRVQGLQPGAAMAPAGKVSTLRPRTDAEIIAWFKKVQRYNATLVSRKQARQDVTGPLPKVLDDNKETVQSRMLSLLAGKSGVKTLDLPQPASKDPRPFEVVGIPLTPGFHVVEIASQKLGASLLDERHGDSRTMVVRTSALVTNLGVHFKLGRENALAWVTTLDKGQPVPGATVRVSDCRGNELANALTDAQGIARIEGLSSDPVRCGDAYGDGDGDSGGQAYFVSARSNGGDGVEDMAFTWSDWQRGIEPWRFNVPTSTEARPDERAHTIFDRTLLRAGETVSMKHVLRTQTRQGFALPEARPDTLAITHVGSGQQFTQPLAWRNTATGGLSAQSSFAVPPAAKLGVYQVELRNGADPGRSFGSGQFRVEEFRLPVLQGRITPSDKKALVHVRSVPTDVQISYVAGGGAANLPVRVSAMVRGKYLQFSDYDAFSFNPPRKREQSNASSDDEEATASQDARVIADKLPLTLNKDGAGQLTIDNVPQARQPQELLLEATYADPNGEVQTLRSTQTLWPAAVVAGIKTEGWVSARQKIRFQALALQHDGKPAADTSLQVQAIARITTTTRKRMVGGFYSYDNQTETKDLGTVCTGKSDARGLLLCEARLDEAGEVELVVTATDRDGNTSEAASSVWVTRQGELWFGGEDHDRIDLLPEKKSYQPGETAKFQVRMPFRFATALVAVEREGIIDTQVVQLNGQDPTVSLKVQPDWGPNVYVSVLALRGRLREVPWYSFFTWGYKAPREWWTSFWYEGKEYQAPTALVDLSKPAFRLGLAEIRVGTQAHQINVKVTADKESYAVRGKAQVTITATLPGGKPAAHAEVALAAVDQALLELMPNTSWNLLEAMLQRRSWGVETSTAQMEIIGRRHYGKKAVPAGGGGGRAQTRELLDTLLLWEPALKLDANGQAKVTVPLNDALTTFKIVAVADAFTGLFGTGSTSIRATQDLQIISGLPPLVREDDQFRAQIMLRNTTKAAMKVEVAPRATLLDLKPQTIDIPPGEAREVAWNVTAPAQLAQTRAQAILWEIEARDKLGGASDALKASQKLIPAVPLTVQQATLVQVDGSLHLDGNPPADALPESGVKRGGLKMSLQPKLAEGLPGVRDWWARYPFACLEQKTSKAVGLRDGALWQTVVAQLPTYLDSDGLANYFPPRDGDASRGSDTLTAYLLAATHEAASINPAFALPDDVRAPMERGLIAFVEGRIERSFWSPRKDLDMRKLAAIEALSRYGKAQGRMVSSITIAPNQWPTHTVIDWVNILKRVADVSQRDQRLAEAMQVLRSRLSFQGTKLIFSTEHQDYWWWLMQNGDLNTARLMLAVMDDPAWKDDMGRLANGFISRQQAGAWHTTTANLWGGLALEKFSARFEATPVSGMTKATMAANTANVDWSKVERVKTTDASGAASQTTWFGAPASPGNLKNNGMFLPWSASPGKPGGKEQLAVAHQGTGKPWLTLQSVAAIQLKAPFAAGYAITKTITPVEQANKSLPAGQYTRGDVLRVTLTVNASADMTWVAITDPIPGGATILGSGLGRDSAIATQGEKKSGSGWPAFEERSFEAFRSYYEYLPKGTVTMEYTVRLNNAGDFALPPSRVEALYAPEMFGEAPNARVKVDFP; translated from the coding sequence ATGTTGGCCACCGGCCTGTCGCTGCTGGCGCTGGGCGCGCAGGCCTTGCAGATCACCCACTTTTCGCCCCGGGGCGAGGTGGCGCGGGTGCGCCAGATGGTGGCCAAATTCGATGCGGCGGCGGTCCATTTTGGTGACCCCAAGGCACCGGCTCCCGTCAGCCTGAGTTGCAGCGACGCCAGCGCCACCCAGGGCACGGGCCGCTGGACCAGCGAGCGCGAATGGGTCTTCGACTTCGATAACGACCTGCCACCCGGCGTGCGCTGCACCGTGACCGTCAAGCCCGGGTTCAAATCGGCCTCTGGCGCATTGTTGACGGGCGCATCAAGCTATCAATTCAATAGTGGCGGCCCGTTTGTCCAGAGCGTGCGGCCCGGCACCTACCAGGAGATCGACGAAGAGCAGTTCTTTGTGCTGCAGCTGAGCGGCCCAGCCACGCTGGCCAGCGTGCAGGCCAACCTGTGGTGCGCGCTGCAGGACGTGGGCGAGCGCGTGCCGGTGCGGCTTGTCGACGGCGCGCAGCGCAGCGAGATGCTGAAATCGCTGGGGCTGGAGCAGCGCGCGCTCAAGGAGCCGTTGCAGTTTGTCTCGCTGGCCTGCAACCGGCGGCTCACCTCGGGCTCGCGCGTGCAACTGGTGTATGGCAAGGGCGTGGCCACGCCCAGCGGCGTGCCCAACGCGGTGGAAAGGCGCTTCGACTACAAGGTGCGCCAGCCTTTTGCCGCCGAGTTCAGTTGTGAACGCGAGAACGCCCAGGCTGCCTGCCTGCCGATACGGCCGATGACGTTGTCCTTCAACGCGCCGGTGCCGCGCAAGCTGGCAGCCGCCATCCGCCTGAAATCCCCCACGGAGACCCTGCAGCCGCGCCTGGACAGTGGCGCCGAGGGGCAGCAGGCCGATACGCTGGTCAACAGCGTGCAGTTTGCTGCCCCCCTGGCCGAGAACGCGGCCTTCACGCTGGAGCTGCCCAGGGACTTCAAGGACGCCTCGGGCCGCGCGCTGCGCAACGCCGACAGCTTTCCGCTGAAGGTGGCCACGGGCGGCAGGCCGCCCCTGGCCAAGTTTGCCGCAGCGCCCTTTGGCATCGTGGAGCGCTTTGCCGAAGGCCCCGCCGCCGACAAACCACCTGCGCTGCTGCCGGTAACGCTGCGCAATGTCGAGGCCGCCCTGCGCGTGCAGGGCCTGCAGCCGGGTGCCGCCATGGCGCCCGCAGGCAAGGTGAGCACGCTCAGGCCGCGCACCGACGCCGAGATCATTGCCTGGTTCAAGAAAGTGCAGCGCTACAACGCCACCCTGGTGAGCCGCAAGCAGGCGCGGCAGGACGTGACGGGCCCACTGCCCAAGGTGCTTGATGACAACAAGGAAACGGTGCAGTCGCGCATGCTGTCGCTGCTGGCCGGCAAGAGCGGTGTGAAGACGCTCGACCTGCCGCAACCCGCCAGCAAGGACCCGCGCCCCTTCGAGGTGGTGGGAATCCCGCTCACACCGGGTTTCCATGTGGTCGAGATCGCATCGCAAAAACTCGGCGCCTCGCTGCTCGACGAGCGCCACGGCGACAGCCGCACCATGGTTGTGCGAACCTCGGCGCTGGTCACCAACCTCGGCGTGCACTTCAAGCTGGGCCGCGAAAACGCGCTGGCCTGGGTCACCACGCTCGACAAGGGCCAACCCGTGCCCGGCGCCACGGTGCGCGTGTCGGACTGCAGGGGCAACGAGCTGGCCAATGCCTTGACGGACGCGCAAGGCATTGCCCGCATCGAAGGCCTGTCGTCCGACCCCGTGCGCTGCGGTGATGCGTATGGCGATGGCGACGGCGACAGTGGTGGCCAGGCGTATTTTGTCAGTGCGCGCAGCAATGGCGGCGACGGTGTCGAAGACATGGCCTTCACCTGGAGCGACTGGCAGCGCGGCATCGAGCCCTGGCGCTTTAACGTGCCCACCAGCACCGAGGCACGCCCCGACGAGCGCGCCCACACCATTTTTGACCGCACGCTGCTGCGCGCGGGCGAGACGGTGTCGATGAAACATGTGCTGCGCACCCAAACGCGCCAGGGCTTTGCCCTGCCCGAGGCGCGGCCCGACACCCTGGCTATCACCCATGTGGGCAGCGGCCAGCAGTTCACGCAGCCGCTGGCGTGGCGCAACACCGCCACCGGCGGCCTGAGCGCACAGAGCAGCTTTGCCGTGCCGCCCGCGGCCAAGCTGGGTGTTTACCAAGTGGAGCTGCGCAACGGCGCGGACCCCGGGCGCAGCTTCGGCTCGGGCCAGTTCCGGGTGGAAGAGTTCCGCCTGCCGGTGCTGCAGGGCCGCATCACGCCCAGCGACAAGAAGGCCCTGGTGCATGTGCGCTCGGTGCCCACCGACGTGCAGATCAGCTATGTGGCCGGCGGCGGCGCGGCCAACCTGCCGGTGCGCGTGTCGGCGATGGTGCGGGGCAAGTATCTGCAGTTCAGCGACTACGACGCTTTCAGCTTCAACCCCCCGCGCAAGCGCGAGCAGTCGAATGCCAGCAGCGACGATGAGGAGGCCACGGCCAGCCAGGATGCGCGCGTGATCGCCGACAAACTGCCGCTCACGCTGAACAAGGACGGCGCGGGACAGCTCACCATTGACAACGTGCCCCAGGCCCGCCAGCCGCAGGAGCTGCTGCTCGAAGCCACCTACGCCGATCCCAATGGCGAGGTACAGACGCTGCGCAGCACGCAGACACTGTGGCCTGCCGCGGTGGTGGCGGGCATCAAGACCGAAGGCTGGGTGTCTGCGCGCCAGAAGATCCGCTTTCAGGCGCTGGCGCTGCAGCACGATGGCAAGCCGGCCGCCGACACCTCGCTGCAGGTGCAGGCCATCGCCCGCATCACCACCACCACACGCAAGCGCATGGTGGGCGGGTTCTACAGCTACGACAACCAGACCGAAACCAAAGACCTGGGCACCGTGTGCACCGGCAAAAGCGATGCGCGCGGCCTGCTGCTGTGCGAAGCCCGGCTCGACGAGGCGGGCGAGGTGGAGCTGGTGGTGACCGCCACCGACCGCGATGGCAACACCAGCGAGGCCGCGTCGTCGGTGTGGGTCACGCGCCAGGGCGAGCTGTGGTTTGGCGGCGAAGACCACGACCGCATCGACCTGCTGCCCGAGAAGAAAAGTTACCAGCCCGGTGAAACCGCCAAATTCCAGGTGCGCATGCCGTTCCGCTTTGCCACGGCGCTGGTGGCCGTGGAGCGCGAAGGCATCATCGATACGCAGGTTGTGCAGCTCAACGGGCAGGACCCCACCGTGAGCCTGAAGGTGCAGCCCGACTGGGGCCCGAATGTGTATGTGAGCGTGCTGGCGCTGCGCGGCCGCCTGCGCGAGGTGCCGTGGTACAGCTTCTTCACCTGGGGCTACAAGGCGCCGCGCGAATGGTGGACCTCGTTCTGGTACGAAGGCAAGGAATACCAGGCGCCCACGGCGCTGGTGGATTTGTCCAAGCCCGCGTTCCGCCTGGGCCTGGCCGAAATCCGCGTGGGCACCCAGGCCCACCAGATCAACGTGAAGGTGACGGCAGACAAGGAAAGCTATGCCGTGCGCGGCAAGGCGCAGGTCACCATCACCGCCACGCTGCCCGGTGGCAAGCCCGCCGCCCACGCCGAGGTGGCGCTGGCCGCGGTGGACCAGGCCCTGCTGGAGCTGATGCCCAACACCAGCTGGAACCTGCTTGAAGCCATGCTGCAGCGCCGCAGCTGGGGCGTGGAGACATCGACGGCGCAAATGGAGATCATCGGCCGCCGCCACTACGGCAAGAAGGCCGTGCCCGCGGGCGGTGGCGGTGGCCGCGCGCAGACGCGTGAGCTGCTCGACACCCTGCTGCTGTGGGAGCCCGCGCTCAAGCTCGACGCCAACGGACAGGCGAAAGTCACGGTGCCGCTCAACGATGCGCTCACCACCTTCAAGATCGTGGCGGTGGCCGATGCGTTCACGGGCCTGTTCGGCACCGGCAGCACCAGCATTCGCGCCACGCAGGATTTGCAGATCATCAGCGGCTTGCCGCCGCTGGTGCGCGAGGACGACCAGTTCCGCGCCCAGATCATGCTGCGCAACACCACCAAGGCGGCGATGAAGGTGGAGGTGGCGCCGCGCGCCACGCTGCTGGACCTGAAGCCGCAAACCATCGATATCCCGCCTGGCGAGGCGCGCGAGGTGGCCTGGAACGTGACGGCGCCTGCGCAACTGGCGCAGACGCGCGCCCAGGCCATCCTGTGGGAGATCGAAGCCAGGGACAAGCTGGGTGGCGCGAGCGATGCGCTCAAGGCCAGCCAGAAGCTGATTCCCGCCGTGCCGCTCACGGTGCAGCAGGCCACGCTGGTGCAGGTGGACGGCAGCCTCCACCTGGATGGGAACCCGCCCGCCGACGCCCTGCCTGAATCTGGAGTGAAGCGGGGCGGCCTCAAGATGTCGCTGCAGCCCAAGTTGGCCGAAGGCTTGCCGGGCGTGCGAGACTGGTGGGCCCGCTACCCGTTTGCCTGCCTGGAGCAAAAGACCAGCAAGGCCGTGGGCCTGCGCGACGGGGCGCTGTGGCAGACGGTGGTGGCGCAACTGCCCACCTACCTCGACAGCGACGGCCTGGCCAACTACTTCCCGCCGCGCGATGGCGATGCCAGCCGCGGGAGCGACACCCTCACGGCCTACCTGCTGGCGGCCACGCATGAGGCGGCCAGCATCAACCCCGCGTTTGCGCTGCCCGACGATGTGCGTGCGCCGATGGAGCGTGGCCTGATCGCGTTTGTCGAAGGCCGCATCGAGCGCAGCTTCTGGAGCCCGCGCAAAGACCTCGACATGCGCAAGCTCGCGGCCATCGAGGCGCTGTCGCGCTACGGCAAAGCCCAGGGCCGCATGGTGAGCAGCATCACCATCGCGCCCAACCAGTGGCCCACGCACACGGTGATCGACTGGGTCAACATATTGAAGCGCGTGGCCGATGTGTCCCAGCGCGACCAGCGCCTGGCCGAGGCCATGCAGGTTCTGCGCAGCCGCCTGTCGTTCCAGGGCACCAAGCTGATCTTCAGCACCGAGCATCAGGATTACTGGTGGTGGCTGATGCAAAACGGCGACCTGAACACCGCTCGCCTGATGCTGGCCGTAATGGACGACCCGGCCTGGAAGGACGACATGGGGCGCCTGGCCAATGGTTTCATCAGCCGCCAGCAGGCGGGTGCCTGGCACACCACCACGGCCAACCTGTGGGGCGGGCTGGCGCTGGAGAAATTCAGCGCCAGGTTTGAGGCCACGCCGGTGTCGGGGATGACCAAGGCAACGATGGCAGCCAACACCGCCAACGTGGACTGGAGCAAGGTCGAGCGCGTGAAAACCACCGACGCCAGCGGCGCCGCCAGTCAGACCACCTGGTTTGGCGCGCCCGCATCGCCCGGCAACCTGAAGAACAACGGTATGTTCCTGCCCTGGTCAGCCAGTCCGGGCAAGCCCGGGGGCAAGGAGCAACTGGCCGTCGCGCACCAAGGCACCGGCAAGCCCTGGCTCACGCTGCAGTCGGTGGCCGCCATCCAGCTCAAGGCACCGTTTGCCGCCGGCTATGCGATTACCAAGACCATCACGCCGGTGGAGCAGGCCAACAAGTCGCTGCCTGCCGGCCAGTACACGCGCGGCGATGTGTTGCGCGTGACGCTCACGGTCAACGCCAGCGCCGACATGACCTGGGTGGCCATCACCGACCCCATTCCGGGCGGCGCCACCATCCTGGGCAGCGGCCTGGGCCGCGATTCAGCGATTGCCACGCAGGGCGAGAAAAAGAGCGGCAGCGGCTGGCCCGCGTTCGAGGAGCGCAGCTTCGAAGCCTTCCGCAGCTACTACGAGTACCTGCCCAAGGGCACGGTCACGATGGAATACACCGTGCGGCTGAACAACGCGGGCGACTTCGCGCTGCCCCCGAGCCGGGTCGAGGCGCTGTATGCGCCAGAGATGTTTGGCGAAGCGCCGAACGCGCGGGTCAAGGTCGATTTTCCATAG
- a CDS encoding sensor histidine kinase: protein MQNKQILSTQPLELETAPARPHPRATVQRALVFDACHVGVVLRAVLFVEIVLGVGALYGASTPLEWLARVSLLTGGALPATLVWLIAACSLKTLLQRLGTNGQFVAGVLLGALAGLYACAMLTLVGMTEQPPWLASAASGALLSAALVAALVMRARGRTPAATTARLAELQSRIRPHFLFNTLNSAIALVREEPAKAESLLEDLSDLFRHALVEQGEAVTLAEEITLAQRYLAIEEVRFGKRLQVQWSLDPRTDNARLPPLLLQPLVENAVKHGVEPSARGGKLRVLTELRGSRVVVRITNTLPSTDTRTDHDQPRGHGIALDNVRARLALLHDVQGAFNAGVQDGLYQVRITLPAPSAPKPAAPAKAPRTPTTRRSKP, encoded by the coding sequence ATGCAAAACAAGCAAATTTTATCGACCCAGCCCCTGGAGCTGGAAACGGCGCCCGCAAGGCCACACCCACGCGCCACAGTGCAGCGGGCACTGGTGTTCGATGCCTGCCATGTCGGCGTGGTGCTGCGCGCCGTGCTGTTTGTGGAAATTGTGCTCGGCGTGGGCGCCCTGTATGGCGCCAGCACGCCGCTGGAGTGGCTGGCGCGCGTGTCGCTGCTGACCGGCGGCGCCCTGCCCGCCACGCTGGTCTGGCTGATTGCCGCCTGCAGCCTCAAGACCCTGCTGCAGCGCCTGGGCACCAACGGCCAGTTTGTGGCGGGCGTGCTGCTGGGGGCCCTTGCGGGGCTGTATGCCTGCGCCATGCTGACCCTGGTGGGCATGACCGAGCAGCCGCCCTGGCTGGCCAGCGCGGCCAGCGGCGCGCTGCTGTCGGCGGCGCTGGTGGCGGCCCTGGTGATGCGCGCACGCGGGCGCACCCCCGCGGCCACCACGGCCCGCCTGGCCGAGCTGCAGTCGCGCATCCGCCCGCACTTTCTGTTCAACACGCTCAACAGCGCCATTGCCCTGGTGCGCGAAGAGCCGGCCAAGGCCGAATCGCTGCTGGAAGACCTGAGCGATCTGTTTCGCCACGCGCTGGTCGAGCAAGGCGAGGCCGTCACGCTGGCCGAAGAGATCACGCTCGCGCAGCGCTACCTGGCGATTGAAGAAGTGCGCTTTGGCAAGCGCCTGCAGGTGCAGTGGAGCCTGGACCCGCGCACCGACAATGCCCGCCTGCCCCCGCTGCTGCTGCAGCCGCTGGTGGAAAACGCCGTCAAGCACGGCGTGGAGCCCAGTGCCCGCGGCGGCAAGCTGCGCGTGCTGACGGAACTGCGCGGCAGCCGCGTGGTGGTGCGCATCACCAACACCCTGCCCAGCACCGACACCCGCACCGACCACGACCAGCCGCGCGGCCACGGCATTGCGCTGGACAATGTGCGCGCCCGCCTGGCGCTGCTGCATGATGTGCAGGGCGCGTTCAATGCGGGCGTGCAGGACGGGCTGTACCAGGTGCGCATCACCTTGCCGGCCCCCAGCGCGCCTAAGCCAGCCGCCCCTGCCAAGGCACCCCGAACCCCGACCACGCGCCGCTCCAAGCCATGA